In Deinococcus depolymerans, the following are encoded in one genomic region:
- the ftsH gene encoding ATP-dependent zinc metalloprotease FtsH, translating into MTGGALLLGGLSAASAAPGTTPSSPLPAGAPAASAEGGYSSNRFFADLKAGRVARVVLSSAGQASVSFVDGSRPRSLIVPADGATLTRIRAADVPLQVTQAGSAFGWVGQLLPLILTALILVVLWRNMRAQGGGAGAAGTFGKSKAAVISEGQIKLNFTDVAGCDEAKQDLQEVVDFLRHPEKYHQLGARIPHGVLLVGPPGSGKTLLAKAVAGEARVPYFSISGSDFVEMFVGVGAARVRDLFEQARKAAPCIVFIDEIDAVGRKRGVNMQGGNDEREQTLNQLLVEMDGFSSGQEVIILAATNRPDVLDAALLRPGRFDRQVVVDAPDVRGREQILRIHARKKPLDASVDLGVVARRTAGMVGADLENLLNEAALQAARSGRTRIVGRDVDEARDRVLMGPERRSLVVREADRKVTAYHEVGHALAAQLLPHANRVAKLTVVPRGRAAGFMMPDADDRLHVTRPALEDMIAVALAGRAAEEVVFGEVTTGAQNDFQQATGIARRMVTEWGMGDRIGKVALASSESGFLGGGAQLLPMSEATAAEVDREVRALIDHAYARATQLVGEHLGSVHEIVKVLMTRETLSGEEFSALLSGAELEPLPPVTPPAPAGLMG; encoded by the coding sequence CTGACCGGAGGCGCGCTGCTGCTGGGTGGCCTGAGCGCTGCCAGCGCCGCCCCCGGCACCACGCCGAGCAGCCCGCTCCCGGCAGGTGCGCCGGCCGCGTCCGCCGAGGGCGGGTACTCCAGCAACCGCTTCTTCGCGGACCTGAAGGCCGGACGGGTGGCGCGGGTGGTTCTGTCCAGCGCCGGGCAGGCCAGCGTGAGCTTCGTGGACGGCAGCCGCCCGCGCTCGCTGATCGTGCCGGCCGACGGCGCGACCCTGACCCGCATCCGCGCGGCGGACGTGCCCCTGCAGGTGACGCAGGCCGGGTCGGCGTTCGGGTGGGTGGGGCAGCTGCTTCCCCTGATCCTGACGGCCCTGATCCTGGTGGTGCTGTGGCGGAACATGCGCGCCCAGGGGGGTGGGGCGGGCGCGGCAGGCACGTTCGGGAAGTCGAAAGCCGCCGTCATCAGCGAGGGCCAGATCAAACTCAACTTCACCGACGTCGCCGGCTGCGACGAGGCCAAACAGGACCTCCAGGAAGTCGTCGATTTCCTCCGCCACCCCGAGAAGTACCACCAGCTCGGCGCCCGCATCCCCCACGGCGTGCTCCTCGTCGGCCCCCCAGGCAGCGGCAAGACCCTCCTGGCCAAGGCCGTCGCCGGTGAGGCCCGCGTCCCCTACTTCAGCATCAGCGGCTCCGACTTCGTCGAGATGTTCGTCGGTGTCGGCGCCGCCCGCGTCCGCGACCTCTTCGAACAGGCCCGCAAGGCCGCCCCCTGCATCGTCTTCATCGACGAGATCGACGCCGTCGGCCGCAAACGCGGCGTGAACATGCAGGGCGGCAACGACGAACGCGAACAGACTCTCAACCAGCTGCTCGTCGAGATGGACGGCTTCTCCAGCGGGCAGGAGGTGATCATCCTGGCCGCCACGAACCGCCCGGACGTGCTGGACGCCGCGCTGCTGCGCCCGGGGCGGTTTGACCGGCAGGTGGTGGTGGACGCGCCGGACGTGCGGGGCCGCGAGCAGATCCTGCGGATCCACGCGCGGAAGAAACCGCTGGACGCCAGCGTGGACCTGGGGGTGGTGGCGCGGCGCACGGCGGGCATGGTGGGCGCGGACCTGGAGAACCTGCTGAACGAGGCGGCGCTGCAGGCGGCGCGGTCGGGGCGGACGCGGATCGTGGGACGGGACGTGGACGAGGCGCGGGACCGGGTGCTGATGGGGCCGGAGCGGCGGTCGCTGGTGGTGCGGGAGGCGGACCGGAAGGTCACGGCGTACCACGAGGTCGGGCACGCCCTCGCCGCCCAGCTCCTGCCCCACGCCAACCGCGTGGCGAAACTGACGGTCGTGCCCCGGGGCCGCGCCGCCGGGTTCATGATGCCGGACGCCGACGACCGCCTGCACGTCACCCGCCCGGCGCTGGAGGACATGATCGCCGTGGCCCTCGCGGGCCGCGCGGCCGAGGAGGTCGTGTTCGGCGAGGTCACGACCGGCGCGCAGAACGACTTCCAGCAGGCGACCGGCATCGCGCGGCGCATGGTGACCGAGTGGGGCATGGGCGACCGCATCGGGAAGGTCGCGCTGGCCAGCAGCGAGAGCGGCTTCCTGGGCGGCGGCGCACAGCTGCTCCCCATGAGCGAGGCCACCGCCGCCGAGGTGGACCGCGAGGTTCGCGCGCTGATCGACCATGCCTACGCGCGGGCCACGCAACTGGTCGGCGAGCACCTGGGATCCGTGCACGAGATCGTGAAGGTCCTCATGACCCGTGAGACGCTCAGCGGTGAGGAGTTCAGCGCGTTGCTCAGTGGCGCGGAACTCGAGCCGCTGCCGCCGGTCACGCCACCCGCCCCGGCGGGCCTGATGGGTTGA
- a CDS encoding Nudix hydrolase — MQFGPELHTPVSHRAAGVVILNAAGDLLMVRENGVPGQRQKAGLWHIPSGTVEDGENPQDTAMREAWEEAGVRVRLLKFLAAYLGHFPDGVPVLRHAWLAEALPDSTFRPALPDEVTEVRFVPKTEFDALYDARLIRMHHTKLFYEDALRERGR; from the coding sequence ATGCAGTTCGGCCCCGAACTCCATACCCCCGTCTCCCACCGCGCGGCGGGCGTGGTCATCCTGAACGCCGCCGGTGACCTCCTGATGGTCCGCGAGAACGGCGTGCCGGGCCAGCGGCAGAAGGCGGGCCTGTGGCACATCCCCAGCGGCACCGTCGAGGACGGCGAGAACCCCCAGGACACCGCCATGCGCGAGGCGTGGGAGGAAGCGGGCGTGCGGGTCCGCCTCCTGAAATTCCTGGCCGCGTACCTGGGTCACTTCCCGGACGGCGTGCCCGTCCTGCGGCACGCGTGGCTGGCCGAGGCCCTACCGGACTCCACCTTCCGCCCCGCCCTGCCGGACGAGGTGACCGAGGTGCGCTTCGTGCCGAAAACCGAATTCGACGCCCTGTACGACGCCCGCCTGATCCGCATGCACCACACGAAACTGTTCTACGAGGACGCGCTGCGGGAACGGGGGCGCTGA
- a CDS encoding alpha/beta hydrolase, which produces MTPSIVIVPGLGDSGPEHWQSLWTEKFGAARVRQDDPDHPTPAAWSQRLQEVIDATPGELVLVGHSCGVLTIVHWAALTGGHARVKGALLVGPTDADRAFEEYPTVAGMAPVPTQPLPFPALVVASENDPFASFERAQAFADAWDAEFISAGEAGHINVASGHGDWPDGEVLLGEALHAWTPPDIVRI; this is translated from the coding sequence ATGACACCGAGCATCGTGATCGTGCCGGGCCTGGGGGACAGCGGCCCGGAGCACTGGCAGTCCCTGTGGACCGAGAAGTTCGGCGCGGCGCGCGTGCGGCAGGACGACCCGGACCACCCGACCCCGGCGGCGTGGTCGCAGCGACTTCAGGAGGTGATCGACGCGACGCCGGGCGAACTGGTGCTCGTCGGACACTCGTGCGGGGTGCTGACCATCGTGCACTGGGCGGCCCTGACGGGCGGGCACGCGCGGGTGAAGGGCGCGCTGCTGGTCGGCCCGACCGACGCGGACCGGGCGTTCGAGGAGTACCCCACCGTGGCGGGCATGGCCCCGGTGCCCACGCAGCCCCTGCCGTTCCCGGCGCTGGTGGTCGCCAGCGAGAACGACCCCTTCGCCAGCTTCGAGCGGGCGCAGGCCTTCGCGGATGCCTGGGACGCCGAGTTCATCTCCGCGGGCGAGGCGGGGCACATCAACGTCGCGAGCGGTCACGGCGACTGGCCCGACGGTGAAGTGCTGCTGGGCGAGGCCCTGCACGCCTGGACGCCACCGGACATCGTGCGGATTTGA
- a CDS encoding YfiT family bacillithiol transferase, which translates to MTGDLRYPLGPMPTPQTLTSVERVEALGHLFALPADLFDAVQGLTDEQLGTPYRDGGWTVRQVVHHVAESHMNAFIRLKLALTEDNPTIKPYEEDRWATLPDHELVPDVSLNLLDALHSRLGMLFASLDPAGPDWARPWTHPAQGRTYTVDTLLAMYAWHGRHHTAQITVLRERNGW; encoded by the coding sequence GTGACCGGCGACCTGCGCTACCCGCTCGGGCCGATGCCCACCCCGCAGACCCTCACGTCCGTCGAGCGCGTCGAGGCCCTCGGGCACCTGTTCGCGCTGCCCGCCGACCTGTTCGACGCCGTGCAGGGACTGACCGACGAACAACTCGGCACCCCGTACCGCGACGGCGGCTGGACGGTGCGGCAGGTCGTCCACCACGTCGCCGAGAGCCACATGAACGCCTTCATCCGCCTGAAACTCGCGCTGACCGAGGACAACCCCACCATCAAACCCTATGAGGAGGACCGCTGGGCGACCCTCCCGGACCACGAACTGGTCCCCGACGTCAGCCTGAACCTGCTGGACGCGCTGCACTCGCGCCTGGGCATGCTGTTCGCCTCGCTGGACCCCGCCGGCCCCGACTGGGCCAGGCCCTGGACGCACCCCGCGCAGGGCCGCACGTACACCGTGGACACCCTGCTCGCCATGTACGCCTGGCACGGACGGCACCACACCGCCCAGATCACCGTGCTGCGCGAACGGAACGGCTGGTAA
- the era gene encoding GTPase Era: MTDFSSTGDQQTHSGFIAIIGKPNVGKSTLLNSFLGTKVAPTSPRPQTTRRGVRGIHTTSDRQIVFVDTPGLHKPKDALGKYMNHEVHSALADVDAVVWVVDLRHPPTDEDQLVARQVRDLPKPLFLVGNKTDAAKYPDEAMKLYRALLEGREHDISETMLSAQNNPAAVATLREQLLDALPENPFFFPQGAASDQTREQWAAEIIREEAMKKLRDELPYAVATRVNSWTERQDGLQRIEGEIVVEKNAHKGMVIGAGGKQLREIGQAARKQLEVFLSRKVYLGLEVIVINNWREDEEALRELGYE; encoded by the coding sequence ATGACGGATTTTTCCTCCACCGGAGACCAGCAGACCCACTCGGGCTTCATTGCCATTATCGGCAAGCCCAACGTGGGCAAGAGCACCCTGCTGAACAGCTTCCTGGGCACCAAGGTCGCCCCCACCAGCCCCCGCCCCCAGACCACCCGCCGGGGCGTGCGCGGCATCCACACCACCAGTGACCGCCAGATCGTGTTCGTGGACACGCCGGGCCTGCACAAACCCAAGGACGCCCTGGGCAAGTACATGAACCACGAGGTGCACAGCGCCCTGGCCGACGTGGACGCCGTCGTGTGGGTCGTGGACCTGCGCCACCCGCCCACCGACGAGGACCAGCTGGTCGCCCGCCAGGTCCGCGACCTGCCCAAGCCGCTGTTCCTGGTCGGCAACAAGACCGACGCCGCCAAGTACCCGGACGAGGCCATGAAACTGTACCGCGCACTCCTCGAGGGCCGCGAGCACGACATCAGCGAGACCATGCTGAGCGCGCAGAACAACCCGGCCGCCGTGGCCACCCTGCGCGAGCAGCTGCTGGACGCCCTGCCGGAGAACCCGTTCTTCTTCCCGCAGGGCGCCGCCAGCGACCAGACGCGCGAGCAGTGGGCGGCCGAGATCATCCGCGAGGAAGCCATGAAGAAACTGCGCGACGAACTGCCGTACGCCGTCGCGACCCGCGTGAACTCCTGGACCGAGCGGCAGGACGGCCTGCAACGCATCGAGGGCGAGATCGTCGTCGAGAAGAACGCCCACAAGGGCATGGTCATCGGCGCGGGCGGCAAGCAGCTGCGCGAGATCGGTCAGGCCGCCCGCAAGCAGCTGGAAGTGTTCCTGAGCCGCAAGGTGTACCTGGGCCTGGAAGTCATCGTGATCAACAACTGGCGCGAGGACGAGGAAGCCCTGCGCGAACTCGGGTACGAGTAA
- a CDS encoding DUF4384 domain-containing protein, translating into MRTALLLGTLALGLSACTVTVRPNLGLQGSGSNLITSLRPDRGEGSTYAVGEPLRVSVTTRTAGYVTLIALQSNGYASTLIRNAYVPAGTTTFPRAQDGVTYNVAEPRGLQRVRAIFTRVRPTTDLVLRGSYDDGRWNATSDAYLQPYDAADRDVQETYLYIR; encoded by the coding sequence ATGCGCACTGCACTTCTGCTCGGCACGCTGGCCCTGGGTCTCAGCGCCTGCACCGTCACCGTCCGCCCCAACCTGGGCCTGCAGGGATCGGGCAGCAACCTGATCACCAGCCTCCGCCCGGACCGCGGCGAGGGCAGCACCTACGCCGTGGGCGAGCCGCTGCGCGTGAGCGTCACCACCCGCACGGCCGGGTACGTGACCCTGATCGCCCTGCAGAGCAACGGGTACGCCAGCACCCTGATCCGCAACGCCTACGTGCCGGCCGGCACCACCACCTTCCCCCGCGCGCAGGACGGCGTGACGTACAACGTGGCCGAACCGCGCGGCCTGCAACGCGTGCGCGCCATCTTCACCCGCGTGCGCCCCACCACCGACCTCGTGCTGCGCGGCAGCTACGACGACGGCCGCTGGAACGCCACCAGTGACGCCTACCTGCAACCCTACGACGCCGCCGACCGCGACGTGCAGGAAACCTACCTGTACATCCGCTGA
- a CDS encoding SDR family oxidoreductase, whose translation MTHPDASRPLNVRTSTALITGASSGIGESLARRLAAHGADLILVARNEARLSALAAELRGRCHVQVHVLPADLNRPGAAADLHAAVQARGLNVDILVNNAGLGSYGEFRTQPPAEIDRMIAVNVSALTALTRAFLPDMLARGRGRVLNVASTAAFQPGPMMAVYYATKAYVLSFSEAVAEEVTGSGVSVTALCPGPVQTGFQAVSQLHESDLLSGPARLTILSADEVARLGVQGMLRGQRVVVAGRLNRVQTLLPRLLPRAVMTRLIARVQARRH comes from the coding sequence ATGACCCATCCCGACGCCTCCCGTCCCCTGAACGTGCGCACCTCGACCGCCCTGATCACCGGCGCCAGCAGCGGCATCGGCGAGAGCCTCGCGCGGCGGCTCGCCGCTCACGGCGCGGACCTGATCCTGGTCGCCCGCAACGAGGCCCGCCTCAGCGCCCTGGCCGCCGAACTCCGCGGGCGCTGCCACGTTCAGGTCCACGTGCTGCCCGCCGACCTGAACCGCCCCGGCGCGGCCGCCGACCTGCACGCCGCCGTGCAGGCGCGCGGCCTGAACGTGGACATCCTGGTGAACAACGCCGGGCTGGGCAGTTACGGCGAGTTCCGCACCCAGCCGCCCGCCGAGATCGACCGCATGATCGCCGTGAACGTCAGCGCCCTGACCGCCCTGACCCGCGCGTTCCTGCCGGACATGCTGGCGCGCGGGCGCGGCCGCGTGCTGAACGTCGCCAGCACCGCCGCCTTCCAGCCGGGCCCGATGATGGCCGTGTACTACGCCACCAAGGCGTACGTCCTGAGCTTCAGCGAGGCCGTCGCCGAGGAGGTCACGGGCAGCGGCGTGTCCGTCACGGCGCTGTGCCCGGGCCCCGTGCAGACCGGATTCCAGGCAGTCAGCCAGCTGCACGAGAGCGACCTGCTGAGCGGACCGGCCCGCCTGACCATCCTGAGTGCCGACGAGGTGGCCCGCCTGGGCGTGCAGGGCATGCTGCGCGGACAGCGGGTGGTCGTGGCAGGCCGGTTGAACCGCGTGCAGACGCTGCTGCCCCGCCTGCTGCCCCGCGCCGTCATGACCCGCCTGATCGCGCGCGTGCAGGCCCGCCGCCACTGA
- a CDS encoding DUF309 domain-containing protein — translation MTDPWPAHWRPPHWTAADVQALRLGAALFARGEWWEAHEAWEVPWQRASGPDRAFLQGVILLAAALHKRWHHGSLTHRNYHKAARHLDTLPPAYAGVDLARLRAEVWDALHDPALRPALHPPSSPGA, via the coding sequence GTGACCGACCCCTGGCCCGCGCACTGGAGGCCCCCGCACTGGACTGCCGCCGACGTGCAGGCCCTCCGGCTCGGCGCGGCCCTGTTCGCGCGGGGCGAGTGGTGGGAGGCGCACGAGGCCTGGGAGGTCCCCTGGCAGCGGGCGTCCGGGCCGGACCGGGCCTTCCTGCAGGGCGTGATCCTGCTGGCCGCGGCGCTGCACAAGCGCTGGCATCACGGGAGCCTCACGCACCGCAACTACCACAAGGCCGCGCGACACCTGGACACCCTGCCGCCCGCGTACGCCGGGGTGGACCTGGCCCGCCTGCGCGCCGAGGTCTGGGACGCGCTGCATGACCCGGCGCTGCGACCGGCGCTGCACCCACCGTCCTCTCCCGGCGCGTAG
- the plsX gene encoding phosphate acyltransferase PlsX, which produces MTAEAPKSLPVALDAMGGDHGAAPNVEGAVLAARAGVSVVLVGDRVKLHAELGKHAGSAALPIEVVEATDVIGMDEHASDVRRRTQASINVATRLVKEGRASAAVSMGHSGATMASALLTLGRIGGVERPAILTHLPARGGFTTLLDVGANADVKASYYAQWARLASVYLRVVEDRENPTVGLLSIGEEDHKGSALVLEAHALLRELHGQGINFHGNVEGRDIFRNTTDIVVTDGFTGNVVLKLAEGEAKVLFGWVKEALGSSLKTKLGGLLVRGALRGLAERMDPSTYGASLLIGVRGLAFIGHGSADARAVKNALLRAARAHESSLIPRLEAAFQAQH; this is translated from the coding sequence ATGACCGCTGAAGCCCCGAAGTCCCTGCCGGTCGCGCTCGACGCCATGGGCGGCGACCACGGCGCCGCGCCGAACGTCGAGGGAGCCGTCTTGGCGGCCCGTGCAGGTGTCAGCGTGGTGCTGGTCGGGGACCGCGTGAAACTGCACGCGGAACTCGGGAAGCACGCCGGGAGCGCCGCGCTGCCCATCGAGGTGGTCGAGGCGACCGACGTGATCGGCATGGACGAACACGCCAGTGACGTGCGGCGCCGCACGCAGGCCAGCATCAACGTCGCCACCCGCCTCGTGAAGGAGGGCCGCGCGTCGGCGGCCGTCAGCATGGGCCACAGCGGCGCGACCATGGCGTCCGCGCTGCTGACGCTGGGCCGCATCGGCGGCGTGGAACGCCCCGCGATCCTCACGCACCTGCCGGCCCGCGGGGGGTTCACGACCCTGCTGGACGTGGGCGCCAACGCCGACGTGAAGGCCAGCTACTACGCGCAGTGGGCGCGGCTGGCCAGCGTGTACCTGCGGGTCGTGGAGGACCGCGAGAACCCCACCGTGGGCCTGCTGTCCATCGGCGAGGAGGACCACAAGGGCAGCGCGCTCGTCCTGGAGGCGCACGCACTGCTGCGCGAGCTGCACGGCCAGGGCATCAACTTCCACGGGAACGTGGAGGGCCGCGACATCTTCCGGAACACCACCGACATCGTCGTGACCGACGGCTTCACCGGGAACGTGGTCCTGAAACTCGCCGAGGGTGAAGCCAAGGTCCTGTTCGGCTGGGTGAAAGAAGCCCTGGGCAGCAGCCTGAAAACCAAACTGGGCGGCCTGCTGGTGCGCGGCGCGCTGCGCGGCCTGGCCGAACGCATGGACCCCAGCACCTACGGCGCCAGCCTGCTGATCGGCGTCCGGGGTCTGGCGTTCATCGGGCACGGCAGCGCCGACGCCCGCGCCGTCAAGAACGCGCTGCTGCGCGCCGCCCGCGCCCACGAATCCAGCCTGATTCCCCGTCTGGAGGCCGCCTTCCAGGCCCAGCACTGA
- a CDS encoding nucleotide pyrophosphohydrolase → MSLTFEDASARVDAYISQFREGYFPPLLMLARLTEETGEIARVIAHENGKTPKPGEETGDLEMELADLLFVTICMANERGLNLERGFERMMAKVEKRDATRWTRKDAGEPGESGKTEVTP, encoded by the coding sequence ATGAGCCTGACCTTCGAGGACGCCAGCGCCCGCGTGGACGCCTACATCAGCCAGTTCCGGGAAGGGTACTTCCCGCCGCTGCTGATGCTGGCCCGCCTGACCGAGGAGACCGGCGAGATCGCCCGCGTCATCGCCCATGAGAACGGCAAGACGCCCAAACCCGGCGAGGAAACCGGCGACCTCGAGATGGAACTCGCGGACCTGCTGTTCGTGACCATCTGCATGGCGAACGAACGCGGCCTGAACCTGGAACGCGGCTTCGAACGCATGATGGCCAAGGTCGAGAAGCGCGACGCGACCCGCTGGACCCGCAAGGACGCGGGCGAACCCGGCGAGTCCGGCAAGACCGAGGTCACCCCGTGA
- the trxA gene encoding thioredoxin: MKPVELTDSNFNDEIASGLTLVDFWAPWCGPCRIIAPVIEELAGQYEGRVKIGKVNVDENPVTQGQYRVMSIPTLILFKDGQPIEGVVGAQPKRAFETLLDKHAAPADKAAAQPSA, translated from the coding sequence ATGAAGCCTGTGGAACTCACGGACAGCAACTTTAACGACGAGATCGCCAGCGGCCTGACCCTGGTGGACTTCTGGGCCCCCTGGTGCGGACCGTGCCGCATCATCGCGCCCGTCATCGAGGAACTCGCCGGGCAGTACGAGGGCCGCGTGAAGATCGGCAAGGTCAACGTCGACGAGAACCCCGTCACGCAGGGCCAGTACCGCGTCATGAGCATCCCCACCCTGATCCTCTTCAAGGACGGTCAGCCCATCGAGGGGGTCGTCGGTGCCCAGCCCAAACGCGCCTTCGAGACCCTGCTCGACAAGCACGCCGCCCCGGCCGACAAGGCCGCTGCCCAGCCCAGCGCCTGA
- a CDS encoding NYN domain-containing protein has translation MERIALFIDGANVYAAAKRLGWNFDHRKILEHFAAGGSLYNAFYYTAVPTPIDDKQKRFTDALTYMGYTVRTRPLREATDEGGDTYRRASLDIEIVTDLLSTSDRYDTAVLLTGDGDFERPVEVLRARGKRVIVACIAEMTSYELRNAADGYVDFKDIREQVERPGYRLPSESRGNSGSEHRPFYTSAALQESDDR, from the coding sequence ATGGAACGCATTGCACTTTTTATTGACGGCGCGAACGTGTACGCAGCGGCCAAACGACTCGGCTGGAACTTCGACCACCGCAAGATCCTGGAGCACTTCGCGGCGGGCGGCTCGCTGTACAACGCCTTCTATTACACGGCGGTTCCCACGCCCATCGACGACAAGCAGAAGCGCTTCACGGACGCGCTGACGTACATGGGGTACACCGTCCGCACCCGCCCGCTGCGCGAGGCGACCGACGAGGGCGGCGACACCTACCGCCGCGCCAGCCTGGACATCGAGATCGTCACGGACCTGCTGTCCACCAGCGACCGCTACGACACGGCCGTGCTGCTGACCGGCGACGGCGACTTCGAGCGTCCGGTCGAGGTGCTGCGCGCCCGTGGCAAGCGCGTGATCGTGGCCTGCATCGCCGAGATGACCAGTTACGAACTGCGCAACGCCGCCGACGGGTACGTGGACTTCAAGGACATCCGCGAGCAGGTCGAGCGTCCCGGTTACCGCCTGCCCAGCGAGTCGCGTGGCAACAGCGGCAGCGAGCACCGCCCGTTCTACACCTCCGCGGCGCTGCAGGAATCCGATGACCGCTGA
- a CDS encoding VOC family protein, producing MLKHVSFLTRDLNATVAFYETLGAVTEKNLTTPEGYRRAVLRLGEGRLQFFQIPEQTPAPHPHWAEHVALHVTGLRALLPTLRAGGVTVTRDLQPSPGGRDMAFVQDPDGRQVELLEA from the coding sequence ATGCTGAAACACGTCTCGTTCCTCACCCGCGACCTGAACGCCACGGTCGCCTTCTACGAAACCCTGGGCGCCGTCACCGAGAAGAACCTCACCACCCCCGAAGGCTACCGCCGCGCCGTCCTGCGTCTCGGCGAGGGCCGCCTGCAGTTCTTCCAGATCCCGGAACAGACCCCCGCCCCGCACCCCCACTGGGCCGAACACGTCGCCCTGCACGTCACCGGCCTGCGCGCCCTGCTGCCCACCCTGCGCGCCGGCGGCGTCACCGTCACCCGCGACCTGCAACCCAGCCCCGGCGGCCGCGACATGGCCTTCGTGCAGGACCCCGACGGAAGGCAGGTCGAACTGCTGGAGGCGTGA
- a CDS encoding mechanosensitive ion channel family protein has product MLAELSIQVMKPQVWVGLALTALFAYAIYRFGRLLIGALSPHIPRRLLAPLRWVWWLVVVTGWLAVATFVAYLPSVPVLFDLGRDISSGFRHSAGQLVVVVAMALIAWNLISTFAARIVAEQEFNRRSVRVQTLKGVVESTLRVVVVIISLIAALQAIGLNATSLLAGVSVLGLAVGFGAQSLIKDVFNGFFILLEDQYGVGDVITINTGQLSGGVERLNLRVTALRALDGTMHIVPNGQIQTVSVSSKDWSRVVAAVDVTYNANVDEALKVLQAVSTELYESPDWRHFFLEEPEMQGVVQLAPDGVTLRALYKVQPKSQWALGREFNRRIKIAMDEAGIEIPFPQRSLNFSGSPIEIRLTRDGTPTPPPAQDTSTQNRQNPPVEPSLSRDPEEREI; this is encoded by the coding sequence ATGCTGGCTGAACTGAGTATTCAAGTCATGAAACCGCAGGTGTGGGTCGGACTGGCCCTGACAGCCCTGTTCGCGTACGCCATCTACCGCTTCGGGCGGCTGCTGATCGGGGCGCTGAGCCCGCACATTCCGCGCCGCCTGCTGGCCCCGCTCAGGTGGGTGTGGTGGCTGGTGGTCGTGACCGGCTGGCTGGCGGTCGCGACGTTCGTGGCGTACCTGCCGAGCGTGCCGGTCCTGTTCGACCTGGGCCGCGACATCAGCAGCGGCTTCCGGCACAGTGCGGGGCAGCTGGTGGTCGTGGTCGCCATGGCCCTGATCGCCTGGAACCTGATCAGCACCTTCGCGGCCCGCATCGTGGCCGAACAGGAATTCAACCGCCGCAGCGTGCGCGTGCAGACCCTCAAGGGCGTCGTGGAGAGCACGCTGCGGGTCGTGGTGGTCATCATCAGTCTCATCGCCGCCCTGCAGGCCATCGGCCTGAACGCCACCAGCCTGCTGGCCGGGGTGTCCGTGCTGGGTCTCGCGGTGGGGTTCGGGGCGCAGAGCCTGATCAAGGACGTCTTCAACGGCTTTTTCATCCTGCTTGAAGATCAGTACGGGGTGGGCGACGTGATCACCATCAACACCGGGCAGCTCTCGGGCGGCGTGGAACGCCTGAACCTGCGCGTCACGGCGCTGCGCGCCCTGGACGGCACCATGCACATCGTCCCGAACGGTCAGATCCAGACGGTCAGCGTGAGCAGCAAGGACTGGTCGCGCGTGGTGGCGGCCGTGGACGTCACGTACAACGCCAACGTGGACGAGGCCCTGAAGGTCCTGCAGGCGGTCAGCACCGAACTGTACGAATCCCCCGACTGGCGGCACTTCTTCCTGGAGGAACCCGAGATGCAGGGCGTGGTGCAGCTCGCGCCGGACGGCGTGACCCTGCGCGCGCTGTACAAGGTGCAGCCCAAGAGCCAGTGGGCGCTGGGCCGCGAGTTCAACCGCCGCATCAAGATCGCCATGGACGAGGCCGGCATCGAGATTCCCTTCCCGCAGCGCAGCCTGAACTTCAGCGGGTCTCCCATCGAGATCCGCCTGACCCGTGACGGCACACCCACGCCGCCCCCCGCGCAGGACACCAGCACCCAGAACCGACAGAACCCCCCGGTGGAACCCAGTCTGAGCCGCGATCCGGAAGAACGCGAGATCTGA